One stretch of Lucilia cuprina isolate Lc7/37 chromosome 6, ASM2204524v1, whole genome shotgun sequence DNA includes these proteins:
- the LOC111683368 gene encoding V-type proton ATPase subunit C-like → MSEYWLISAPGDKTCQQTFDAMNNLTSKQNNLCNNYKFHIPDLKVGTLDQLVGLSDDLGKLDTYVEQITRKVAAYLGEVLEDQRDKLHENLLANNSKSKKLMNFLIKVV, encoded by the exons ATGTCCGAGTACTGGCTTATCTCAGCCCCTGGCGACAAAACCTGCCAGCAAACTTTTGATGCCATGAATAATCTTACcagcaaacaaaataatttatgcaACAACTATAAATTTCATATACCCGATTTGAAG GTTGGTACTCTCGATCAATTGGTGGGTCTTTCCGATGATTTGGGTAAACTTGATACATATGTTGAGCAAATTACCCGCAAGGTTGCCGCCTATTTGGGTGAAGTTTTGGAGGACCAAAGAGATAAATTGCATGAAAATTTACTCGCCAATAACAGTAAGTCCaagaaattaatgaattttttaataaaagtagttTAA